Proteins found in one Zea mays cultivar B73 chromosome 1, Zm-B73-REFERENCE-NAM-5.0, whole genome shotgun sequence genomic segment:
- the LOC100272946 gene encoding Purple acid phosphatase 15 precursor — MRRGSLSLLLLAAVAAVAATAVPAEPASTLSGPSRPVTVAIGDRGHAVDLPDTDPRVQRRVTGWAPEQIAVALSASPTSAWVSWITGDYQMGGAVEPLDPGAVGSVVRYGLAADALDHEATGESLVYSQLYPFEGLQNYTSGIIHHVRLQGLEPGTRYLYRCGDPAIPDAMSDVHAFRTMPAVGPGSYPGRIAVVGDLGLTYNTTSTVDHLVRNRPDLVLLLGDVCYANLYLTNGTGADCYSCAFAKSTPIHETYQPRWDYWGRYMEPVTSSIPMMVVEGNHEIEQQIHNRTFAAYSSRFAFPSEESGSSSPFYYSFDAGGIHFVMLASYADYSRSGAQYKWLEADLEKVDRSVTPWLIAGWHAPWYTTYKAHYREAECMRVEMEELLYAYGVDVVFTGHVHAYERSNRVFNYTLDACGPVHISVGDGGNREKMATAHADEAGHCPDPASTPDPFMGGRLCAANFTSGPAAGRFCWDRQPEYSAYRESSFGHGVLEVRNDTHALWRWHRNQDLHAAAAANVAADEVYIVREPDKCLAKTARLLAY; from the exons ATGCGTCGGGGCTCGCTTTCGCTGCTGCTGcttgcggcggtggcggcggtagcGGCCACCGCGGTTCCCGCCGAGCCGGCGTCGACGCTGTCCGGGCCGTCGCGGCCGGTGACGGTGGCGATCGGAGACAGGGGCCACGCGGTGGACCTGCCGGACACGGACCCGCGGGTGCAGCGCCGCGTCACGGGCTGGGCGCCCGAGCAGATCGCCGTCGCGCTCTCCGCCTCGCCCACCTCCGCCTGGGTCTCCTGGATCACAG GGGACTACCAGATGGGCGGCGCCGTGGAGCCGCTGGACCCCGGCGCGGTGGGCAGCGTCGTGCGGTACGGCCTCGCCGCCGACGCCCTCGACCACGAGGCCACCGGGGAGTCGCTCGTGTACAGCCAGCTGTACCCGTTCGAGGGCCTCCAGAACTACACCTCCGGCATCATCCACCACGTCCGCCTCCAGGGCCTGGAGCCTGGGACCAGGTACTTGTACCGGTGCGGCGACCCGGCCATCCCGGACGCCATGAGCGACGTGCACGCGTTCCGCACGATGCCGGCCGTCGGGCCGGGGAGCTACCCGGGGCGGATCGCCGTGGTCGGGGACCTCGGGCTCACCTACAACACCACCTCGACGGTGGACCACTTGGTGCGCAACCGCCCCGACCTGGTGCTCCTCCTCGGCGACGTCTGCTACGCCAACCTGTACCTGACCAACGGCACCGGGGCGGACTGCTACTCCTGCGCCTTCGCCAAGTCCACGCCCATCCACGAGACGTACCAGCCGCGCTGGGATTACTGGGGAAG GTACATGGAGCCCGTGACGTCGAGCATCCCGATGATGGTGGTGGAGGGCAACCATGAGATCGAGCAGCAGATCCACAACAGGACGTTCGCGGCCTACAGCTCGCGGTTCGCGTTCCCGTCGGAGGAGAGCGGGTCCTCCTCGCCGTTCTACTACTCGTTCGACGCCGGCGGCATCCACTTCGTCATGCTTGCGTCCTACGCCGACTACAGCAGATCAG GTGCGCAGTACAAGTGGCTGGAGGCggacctggagaaggtggacaggTCGGTGACGCCATGGCTGATCGCGGGCTGGCACGCGCCCTGGTACACCACCTACAAGGCTCACTACAGGGAAGCCGAGTGCATGAGGGTGGAGATGGAGGAGCTCCTCTACGCCTACGGTGTCGACGTCGTCTTCACCGGCCAC GTGCACGCGTACGAGCGGTCGAACCGGGTGTTCAACTACACGCTGGACGCGTGCGGCCCCGTGCACATCTCGGTGGGCGACGGCGGCAACCGCGAGAAGATGGCGACGGCGCACGCGGACGAGGCCGGCCACTGCCCGGACCCGGCGTCGACGCCGGACCCCTTCATGGGGGGCCGCCTCTGCGCCGCCAACTTCACGTCGGGCCCCGCCGCGGGCCGCTTCTGCTGGGACCGCCAGCCGGAGTACAGCGCGTACAGGGAGAGCAGCTTCGGGCACGGCGTCCTGGAGGTCAGGAACGACACGCACGCGCTCTGGCGGTGGCACCGCAACCAGGACCTccatgccgccgccgccgccaacgTCGCCGCCGACGAGGTCTACATCGTCAGGGAGCCCGACAAGTGCCTCGCCAAGACGGCCAGATTGTTGGCCTATTGA